The Alteromonas macleodii ATCC 27126 genome segment CATCATCTTCAATTCTTACACCAATGCCTTTGTATTTTTCCTGCACGTTGCTGTCTTGGCTAATGTAAATGCCGGGCTCAACAGTGATCACCATGCCAGGCTTTAACGGACGGTCTTCACCGTCAATTTTGTAGTTGCCTACATCATGCACATCTAGACCTAAATAGTGCCCTAAACCATGCATGTAAAACTGACGCCACGTTTCATTTTCCAGGTTTTCTGCCACACTACCTTCAAGAACGCCAAGGTCAACTAAACCTTGAGTAATAATTTCTACGCTATGTAACATGGCTTCAGAAAGCGTAACGCCGGGCGCTAACATGTCTAGCACGCTTTTTTGCGCTTTTAATACAACGGTGTAAATTTCGCGCTGAGCATGCGTGAACTTTCCATTTGCAGGAAACGTTCGCGTGATATCCGCAGCATAACCTTGATATTCAGCACCTGCATCGATCAAGATCAAGTCACCGTCATTTACCTGCGCGTTATTTTGCGTGTAATGCAAAATACACGCATTGTCGCCGCTTCCAACAATAGTGCTATAAGCAGGTGAACGGGCTCCCGCCATCGCAAATTCATGGTGAATTTCAGCTTCTAGCTGGTACTCGTAACAACCAGGCGCGGCGAACTGCATAGCTCGCTTGTGCGCACGTGCGCTTATCTCACCCGCCGCTTTCATCATGGCCACTTCACATGCTGACTTGAATAAACGCATTTCGTGTAAAATAGGCTGTAAGTCGTGAATCGCCCTTGGCGCCAGTGATTCTTTAGGCGCATCGCGCAAGGTGTTTAGCGCTTCAGAAAATAATAGGTCATTGTCTTTCTTGTGACCCAACGAAAAGTACACATTGTCTTGACCTTGAATTGACGCTAACAGCGCTTCTTCAAGTTCTTGCAACTCAAACGCTTCATCTAGACTAAATCGAGCAAGTGCAGCTTCAGCCCCTAAACGTTTGCCGTGCCAAATTTCTGCACTTTTGTCTTTCTCTTGTACCACCATTGCACGATAACTTTCACCGTAACGAGGGTGGTTAGACAATATCAACCAAGCATTAGGCTCTTCAAATCCTGTCAGATACCAAAAGTCGCTATCTTGCCTGAATGTATATTCGGTATCGCGACTTCGGGTTACCATACCTGCTGCAGGCACAATACACACACTATTCGGCTCGCACTGTGCAAGCAGTCGGTCCTGCCTGGCGATAAACTCTTGCGCACTAATCATAAAAGAGAAAACCCTAAAAAATCTCGTTAAAACGGATGGCGACTTACGGCCACTTTTAATATCTTCAGTTAATTACTAGTGTACGGATGGCGTGTCTTGTTGATCATCTAGAAGTGATTGGCCCAGTTCGCTGAAGCACAAAATTGCTGAAATTTTCACGTATTCTTCAACCTCTAACAGCGCCTTTTCAGACTCTTCGTCCGCGTCCATTGGCTCTTCCATACGTGAAATATCTGAAAAGTCTTCAAGTGCTTCTTTTACATCGTCAGAACATTGCATAAGGTCTTGCTGGTGTAGACCAAACCCAAGCATGAAACCTTGCACCCAGTTTATTAGCGCAGCCCCGCGATCGTTGATAGGCGCTTGATCATCAGGAAGTAACAAATTGAGCGCGAACTCAGGCTCAAGAAGCTGCTGACAGGTTTGATTGAAAAGGCTATTTAAAAGGTGCTGGGTAGGGTCGCTAAACGCATCGCCCTGATTAATGGTTTCACTTAACGCTTCTAGCCATTTTTGGTCGGTAAGCGACATGCCTCCGCAAAGCATACCGCACAGGATGCCATGCACTTCTGCAGCATCAACAATTACGCCTTGCTGAGACAATTTATTACTTACGCTATCGTAATCGAGCTGTTTTTCCACGAATTGTTCTCTTTTGTTTTGAATAGTTTGAGATACAGGCGCCACTTTTATTTAGCGATTAATTACCGTCTATTTTGGCGGCGACTTACGTCAATGTCATCTCTTGATGGAGTTAATACTAGCAAAAATCAATGTGTAACGCCTCCTTTTGCCCTGCCACTGCTCTAACTTTGAACAAACAGCAAAAGTACCTTCAGGGTCTAATAACACTGTGTCGTACACACTTTACACAACGGTACTTAAACGTTGTTTACTCACTGTTCAAACGATATTTAATTTGCGGCTATTTAGCTAAATTCGTTGCCGGACGGCTAGCAACATCGTCAGAATTCATCTAAGATCGCTGGTGTTGGATACGGAATTCCTTTAGCAACAGCGTGACAACGTTCATTAGCCTTTAATGCCTGAATAGCTGATTGGTTATTATTGAGCTTCTCTTATATGCGTGTATAATTGCTGACCAATTGGTCAAGAAAAGTAATATTTTTTTACCGCTTTTATAATCACCACGCAAAATAGTTATAAAGCGCTTTAGGTGATCCTCTTCACTGGATCTCGCGTTTGTTATACCCTGTTGCGTTAATACAACAACAATGTTTCCTGGGATGTTTGCTAGTTCATTC includes the following:
- the pepP gene encoding Xaa-Pro aminopeptidase; its protein translation is MISAQEFIARQDRLLAQCEPNSVCIVPAAGMVTRSRDTEYTFRQDSDFWYLTGFEEPNAWLILSNHPRYGESYRAMVVQEKDKSAEIWHGKRLGAEAALARFSLDEAFELQELEEALLASIQGQDNVYFSLGHKKDNDLLFSEALNTLRDAPKESLAPRAIHDLQPILHEMRLFKSACEVAMMKAAGEISARAHKRAMQFAAPGCYEYQLEAEIHHEFAMAGARSPAYSTIVGSGDNACILHYTQNNAQVNDGDLILIDAGAEYQGYAADITRTFPANGKFTHAQREIYTVVLKAQKSVLDMLAPGVTLSEAMLHSVEIITQGLVDLGVLEGSVAENLENETWRQFYMHGLGHYLGLDVHDVGNYKIDGEDRPLKPGMVITVEPGIYISQDSNVQEKYKGIGVRIEDDVVITATGVDILTADVPKGIDEIEALMAESRD
- a CDS encoding UPF0149 family protein, which gives rise to MEKQLDYDSVSNKLSQQGVIVDAAEVHGILCGMLCGGMSLTDQKWLEALSETINQGDAFSDPTQHLLNSLFNQTCQQLLEPEFALNLLLPDDQAPINDRGAALINWVQGFMLGFGLHQQDLMQCSDDVKEALEDFSDISRMEEPMDADEESEKALLEVEEYVKISAILCFSELGQSLLDDQQDTPSVH